From Caretta caretta isolate rCarCar2 chromosome 14, rCarCar1.hap1, whole genome shotgun sequence, the proteins below share one genomic window:
- the LOC142068986 gene encoding C-type lectin domain family 2 member D-like, with protein MFQGSSSPGAVNPPWNCKKSPTCGVVVAVIVVWSALIAAIIALAVLTSQLLSADLCPPASPSCPDGWMGYRGKCYYFSEREGSWTDSRSRCSALGASLAGIDSEQEIAFLLRHKGVYDHWIGLRREQGQPWTWANGSEFNHLFQIRGGGDCAYLNDEKGVSSSRCYMGRRWICSKPEVYVMGKETALEGGSKWDS; from the exons ATGTTCCAGGGGAGCTCCAGCCCCGGTGCTGTCA ACCCTCCTTGGAACTGCAAGAAAAGTCCAACCTGTGGAGTTGTGGTTGCAGTGATAGTTGTATGGTCTGCGTTGATCGCTGCCATCATTGCTCTGGCAG TGCTGACCTCTCAGCTTTTATCAGCTGAtctgtgcccccctgctagcccctCGTGCCCGGACGGCTGGATGGGATACCGAGGGAAATGCTACTATTTCTCAGAGAGGGAAGGGAGCTGGACCGACAGCCGGAGCCGCTGCTCTGCCCTGggtgcctccctggctgggatcgACAGTGAGCAGGAAATA GCGTTCCTGCTGCGCCATAAGGGTGTCTATGACCATTGGATCGGCCTCCGGAGGGAGCAGGGTCAGCCCTGGACATGGGCCAACGGCAGCGAATTCAACCACCT GTTTCAGATaagaggaggaggtgactgcGCGTATCTGAACGACGAGAAAGGGGTCAGCAGCTCACGGTGCTACATGGGAAGACGGTGGATCTGTAGCAAACCTGAGGTGTATGTGATGGGAAAAGAGACTGCATTGGAAGGGGGCTCGAAATGGGACTCCTAG